In a single window of the Ignavibacteria bacterium genome:
- a CDS encoding T9SS type A sorting domain-containing protein: MKAIITLIFLLPSVLFTQNSDWAYRNTNPQTNFYGIKFFDQNTGYVIGSGGAFLKNVTGSDNWINIATYTSRDLFAMHFFNMSTGYIVGDGGIILYTSNGGANWTTIATTNNYALRSVKFINHNTGFIAGDNGALYKTTSGITGWQQLNVTSANLRYIYFYDSLTGYVCGDSGKFLKTTNCGLNWSVQTVGTENLLSVAFINSLTGYLTPRLGGLKTTNGGNNWFTSQVGYAGQENFVKFTDANTGYVYGKNGPVSRTTNGGSVWQPWCSYQLFSGNSFYDISIVDSNTAFLCGKNGWIIKCIGTDQVNQNAYNLGGSLANLSRINFTDALNGAVMSIDGSLLFTTSNGGDKWNVIFCGTNSWFEGSSSLTDLWLFSQNSWYREIYYPGIGGFPSFSVQQSTDQGLTWAGPRNYGSMGYGVSDIFETGGVTYLTNSFSVLKNSGANWATVYTGSTTGKIYFADANTGFVSIGASGIRGILFTSNGGTNWIIYSTGSTKYIESVYLRPSGLGFVGCDSSLLLRTTNFGLNWSQITVPNNLRVQNIRFVNENTGWFMATNRNSPYTGRLYVTNNGGTSFQQMMSLMNFDVKGYSFVDVQNGFICGDSGKVIKTTNGGLTFVTHYPGITPDKYSLSQNYPNPFNPVTNIKFDIPKSGFVKITVYDLLGREITTLVNEQMKPGSYNVDWDASNYSSGVYFYKIEAGDPSTGSGRSFVVSRKMVLIK; the protein is encoded by the coding sequence ATGAAAGCCATTATTACTTTAATATTCCTTCTTCCATCCGTATTATTCACTCAAAATTCAGACTGGGCTTACCGGAATACAAATCCGCAAACCAATTTTTACGGTATAAAATTTTTTGATCAGAATACAGGCTATGTGATAGGCTCCGGCGGAGCGTTCTTGAAAAATGTTACCGGTTCAGATAACTGGATAAATATTGCTACATACACTTCACGTGACCTTTTTGCGATGCATTTTTTTAATATGAGTACCGGGTATATAGTTGGCGATGGCGGAATTATTTTATATACATCAAACGGCGGAGCGAACTGGACTACTATTGCAACCACTAATAATTATGCTTTAAGATCCGTTAAGTTTATAAACCATAACACAGGATTTATTGCCGGTGATAACGGAGCATTATACAAGACAACCAGCGGCATAACTGGGTGGCAGCAACTAAATGTTACATCAGCTAATTTAAGATATATATATTTTTATGATTCGCTTACAGGGTACGTTTGCGGTGATAGCGGTAAATTCCTAAAAACAACAAACTGCGGATTAAACTGGAGTGTACAAACTGTAGGTACAGAAAATCTGCTTAGTGTTGCTTTCATAAATTCTTTAACAGGATACCTAACACCCAGATTAGGCGGATTGAAAACAACAAACGGAGGAAATAACTGGTTCACAAGCCAGGTTGGTTATGCGGGACAGGAGAACTTTGTTAAATTTACTGATGCAAATACCGGTTATGTATATGGGAAGAATGGTCCTGTATCCAGAACGACTAACGGTGGTTCTGTTTGGCAGCCATGGTGTTCATACCAGCTTTTTTCAGGAAACTCATTTTATGATATAAGTATAGTTGATTCTAACACAGCATTTTTATGCGGAAAAAACGGGTGGATCATCAAATGTATCGGTACAGACCAGGTGAATCAGAATGCTTATAACCTGGGGGGTTCACTCGCAAACTTAAGCAGGATCAATTTTACAGATGCCTTAAACGGTGCAGTGATGAGCATTGACGGCTCACTGTTGTTTACAACAAGCAACGGCGGTGATAAATGGAATGTAATTTTTTGCGGAACTAACAGCTGGTTTGAAGGCTCAAGCTCTCTAACTGATCTATGGTTATTTTCACAAAACAGCTGGTATAGAGAAATATATTATCCGGGCATCGGAGGTTTCCCGTCTTTTTCTGTTCAACAGTCTACAGATCAGGGCTTAACATGGGCAGGTCCAAGAAACTATGGTTCAATGGGATACGGGGTTAGTGATATTTTTGAAACTGGCGGAGTAACATATTTAACTAACAGTTTTTCGGTTTTAAAAAATTCCGGAGCTAACTGGGCAACGGTTTATACAGGTTCAACAACCGGGAAAATATATTTTGCAGACGCGAATACAGGATTTGTTTCTATAGGCGCAAGCGGTATAAGGGGTATACTATTCACATCTAATGGCGGAACAAACTGGATTATTTATTCTACAGGTTCAACAAAGTATATTGAATCGGTATATCTAAGGCCTTCCGGCCTGGGGTTCGTAGGGTGTGATTCTTCGCTGCTGCTTAGAACAACGAATTTTGGCTTAAACTGGTCACAAATAACAGTGCCAAATAACCTGCGAGTGCAGAATATCAGGTTTGTTAATGAAAACACAGGCTGGTTCATGGCTACTAACCGGAATTCACCATATACAGGCAGGCTTTATGTTACCAATAACGGCGGTACATCATTCCAGCAAATGATGTCTTTAATGAACTTTGATGTTAAGGGATATTCATTCGTAGATGTGCAAAACGGCTTTATATGCGGTGATTCAGGTAAAGTTATAAAAACAACAAACGGCGGATTAACATTTGTGACTCACTATCCCGGAATTACACCTGATAAATATTCACTTTCCCAAAACTATCCCAACCCGTTCAATCCGGTAACGAACATTAAATTCGATATTCCGAAATCAGGGTTTGTGAAAATTACAGTTTATGATCTGCTTGGTAGAGAAATTACTACGCTTGTAAATGAGCAAATGAAGCCGGGAAGTTATAATGTTGATTGGGACGCATCAAACTATTCAAGTGGAGTGTATTTTTATAAGATTGAGGCAGGTGATCCTTCGACAGGCTCAGGACGAAGTTTTGTTGTATCAAGAAAAATGGTTCTGATAAAGTAA
- a CDS encoding Na+:solute symporter, with protein sequence MHIIDWIIIALYFIISLGIGLYYYRKASSNTEDFFLSGRKLPWWLAGLSMVATTFAADTPLAVAELVGQNGIAGNWLWWNMLIGGMLTVFFFAKLWRRAGILTDVEFIELRYSGKSASFLRGFKALYLGIFMNCIIMGWVNLAMGKIMLGMFPEYVNPGNVIYFLAGCMFITAVYSAISGLWGVAVTDAFQFILAMTGCIILAIIVVNSPQIGGITGLQEKLPDWALRFTPQIGGETGTSTGTGGILMMTVSTFLAFIGIQWWASWYPGAEPGGGGYIAQRIMSAKDEKNSLLATLFFQVAHYCIRPWPWILVGLSAIVLYPELSMADKGLGYVKAMNDFLPMGLKGLLLAAFLAAYMSTIATHLNWGTSYFVNDFYKRFISPGRSEKSYVTVSRVATIIFMIISVIVTMFMTTISGVWAFVIECGAGLGLILILRWYWWRINAISEIVATVTPFIVYAILYFGNFGVKFPETLFIIVPVTTLAWLVTVFITKPVTEDKLSIFYMRVHPGGWGWKKFAQKHPHIKADRGYAVLFIDWMLGIILVYMYLFGIGKIILGDFMAGLIYLVLGTAAGWIILKHVNYLGWDEVVKKK encoded by the coding sequence ATGCATATTATCGACTGGATCATCATTGCTCTGTATTTCATTATCAGCCTTGGTATTGGTTTATACTATTACCGCAAAGCAAGCAGCAACACCGAAGATTTTTTCTTAAGCGGCAGAAAGCTGCCGTGGTGGCTTGCCGGGTTGAGCATGGTCGCCACCACATTTGCCGCCGATACACCGCTTGCAGTTGCTGAGCTTGTAGGGCAGAACGGAATTGCAGGCAACTGGCTCTGGTGGAACATGCTTATCGGCGGAATGCTCACCGTTTTCTTTTTTGCCAAGCTTTGGCGCAGAGCGGGCATATTGACTGATGTTGAATTTATTGAGCTAAGATATTCCGGCAAATCAGCATCATTCCTTCGCGGATTCAAAGCGCTTTACCTCGGTATATTCATGAATTGTATAATTATGGGCTGGGTAAACCTTGCAATGGGTAAGATAATGCTTGGTATGTTCCCAGAATATGTGAACCCCGGTAATGTAATTTATTTTCTTGCCGGCTGTATGTTCATTACAGCGGTTTATTCTGCAATATCCGGCCTGTGGGGTGTAGCAGTGACAGATGCATTCCAGTTCATACTTGCAATGACAGGCTGTATTATTCTGGCTATAATAGTTGTAAACTCACCGCAGATAGGCGGTATAACCGGTCTGCAGGAAAAACTGCCTGACTGGGCTTTAAGATTTACACCTCAAATTGGCGGTGAAACGGGAACTTCTACAGGCACCGGCGGCATTTTAATGATGACAGTATCTACATTTCTGGCTTTTATAGGTATTCAATGGTGGGCAAGCTGGTATCCAGGCGCTGAACCGGGTGGCGGTGGTTATATTGCGCAAAGAATAATGTCCGCCAAAGACGAGAAAAACTCACTACTTGCAACGTTATTCTTTCAAGTTGCCCACTATTGTATCAGACCGTGGCCATGGATACTTGTCGGACTCTCCGCTATCGTGCTTTACCCTGAGCTTTCAATGGCAGATAAAGGACTTGGCTATGTTAAAGCTATGAACGACTTCCTCCCAATGGGATTGAAGGGTCTGCTGCTTGCCGCATTTCTTGCCGCATACATGTCAACAATTGCTACTCATCTTAACTGGGGCACTTCATATTTTGTAAATGATTTTTATAAGCGCTTTATTTCCCCCGGCAGATCAGAAAAAAGCTACGTTACAGTTTCAAGGGTTGCTACAATAATATTTATGATAATTTCTGTTATTGTAACAATGTTCATGACAACAATATCCGGTGTATGGGCGTTTGTTATTGAGTGCGGCGCGGGTCTTGGCTTAATATTGATCCTGCGGTGGTACTGGTGGCGCATAAATGCGATATCTGAAATAGTTGCGACAGTAACACCATTTATTGTATATGCCATTCTTTATTTTGGTAACTTCGGAGTAAAATTCCCGGAAACATTATTTATAATTGTACCTGTAACAACACTTGCATGGCTTGTTACTGTTTTCATCACAAAACCCGTTACAGAGGATAAGCTTTCCATATTTTATATGCGCGTCCACCCCGGCGGCTGGGGCTGGAAAAAATTCGCGCAGAAACACCCGCATATCAAAGCTGACCGCGGCTACGCAGTTTTGTTTATTGACTGGATGCTCGGGATAATTCTGGTATACATGTATTTATTCGGTATTGGAAAAATAATCTTAGGTGATTTTATGGCGGGATTGATATATCTTGTTCTGGGCACAGCAGCCGGCTGGATAATCCTTAAGCATGTAAATTATCTCGGCTGGGATGAAGTTGTGAAGAAGAAGTAA
- a CDS encoding DUF433 domain-containing protein: MKKDIINIDPEIQGGRPVFKGTRVPIETLFIHLEKGISLDEFLEDFPSVKKEHAIELLEIAEGLVTAESLK; this comes from the coding sequence ATGAAGAAAGACATAATAAATATTGACCCTGAAATACAGGGCGGCAGACCGGTCTTTAAAGGTACCCGTGTACCAATTGAAACACTTTTCATTCATCTGGAAAAAGGGATTTCATTAGATGAATTTTTGGAAGACTTTCCTTCTGTAAAAAAAGAACATGCAATTGAGCTATTGGAAATTGCAGAGGGACTTGTGACTGCTGAAAGCCTGAAATAG
- a CDS encoding DUF5615 family PIN-like protein translates to MKILLDENLPKKLKSILKLHEVHTVSDMGWNGKQNGELLGLMAAKKFDVIITFDKNIEFQQNFRKFTIPVLVFNAPDNTFITLSKYKDKLLDLLNSALPTGITKII, encoded by the coding sequence ATGAAAATTCTACTTGACGAAAATTTACCTAAGAAATTGAAATCAATTTTAAAGTTGCATGAGGTACATACCGTGAGCGATATGGGATGGAATGGCAAACAAAACGGTGAGTTACTGGGACTTATGGCAGCTAAAAAGTTTGATGTCATAATAACCTTTGATAAAAATATCGAATTCCAGCAAAATTTCAGAAAATTTACGATACCTGTACTTGTTTTTAATGCACCTGATAACACTTTTATTACTTTAAGTAAATACAAAGATAAATTATTAGATTTATTGAATTCTGCCCTACCAACAGGTATAACGAAAATTATTTAA
- a CDS encoding ABC transporter permease, with the protein MNPSYYFKEFMRYLKTAKSAVISSTVVIALAVLLLGIYLTISINSVKLLKLIRDKVEIDAYLVDNIQTADISKLTSSIKSIGGVKSVNFVSKDEAAKIFAEEFGQDILEVFDHNPLPPSLKINLYDEYKTIDRIEKIKQELGKNREITDVVYAQKNLEIIERNSQSLVFLNLSLLVIITFSSIFLIGNTIRLMIVAKKDTIEIMKLIGATKETIRTPFIMEGFFQGFVGSLLAVILLQVFLGYFYATYTNNDFNFSIMDTKFLILLVIFGSLLGTLGSAISIRRFLKIA; encoded by the coding sequence ATGAATCCATCATACTACTTTAAGGAATTTATGCGGTACCTGAAGACAGCCAAATCGGCTGTTATCAGCTCCACCGTGGTCATAGCGCTTGCAGTATTACTGCTTGGCATTTATTTGACCATATCCATAAATTCCGTAAAGCTGCTTAAGCTCATTCGAGATAAAGTGGAAATTGACGCATACCTTGTAGATAACATTCAGACTGCCGATATCAGCAAATTAACATCATCAATTAAATCAATTGGCGGAGTAAAAAGCGTGAATTTCGTTTCAAAAGATGAAGCAGCAAAGATCTTTGCCGAAGAATTCGGGCAGGATATACTCGAAGTATTTGACCATAATCCCCTGCCGCCTTCGCTTAAGATAAATCTTTATGATGAATATAAAACTATTGACCGTATTGAGAAGATAAAACAGGAACTTGGGAAAAATCGAGAAATTACAGATGTTGTTTACGCTCAGAAAAATCTAGAAATAATTGAAAGGAACTCACAATCGCTTGTATTCCTTAATCTTAGTTTATTGGTAATTATTACATTTTCTTCAATATTCCTTATCGGCAATACGATAAGGTTAATGATAGTTGCCAAAAAAGATACCATTGAAATTATGAAGTTAATTGGAGCTACAAAGGAAACCATACGCACTCCTTTCATAATGGAAGGATTTTTCCAGGGATTCGTAGGAAGCCTTTTAGCTGTAATTCTGCTTCAGGTATTTTTAGGTTATTTTTATGCTACTTATACCAATAATGATTTTAATTTTTCAATTATGGATACTAAGTTCCTGATATTACTTGTCATCTTTGGTTCATTACTTGGTACTTTAGGCAGCGCGATTTCTATACGCAGATTTTTAAAAATAGCTTAA
- the sdhC gene encoding succinate dehydrogenase, cytochrome b556 subunit — MAEFKKFDQRNWVKTNLSYKKDSGSWAWILHRITGIALLGYLFMHIYSLSPLSQGREAFNKFISAYTTPFFMALEWFLFAFVLFHSLNGVRIVLVDWADGARYHKALYRYSIVIGVVMFFAMGYVMFSHEIHKLFR, encoded by the coding sequence ATGGCAGAATTTAAAAAATTTGACCAGAGAAATTGGGTAAAAACCAATTTAAGTTATAAGAAGGATAGCGGAAGCTGGGCCTGGATATTGCACCGCATAACCGGAATTGCATTATTAGGTTACCTTTTTATGCATATTTATTCCCTTTCTCCTCTTTCACAGGGCAGAGAAGCATTTAATAAATTTATTTCAGCATACACTACTCCGTTTTTTATGGCATTGGAGTGGTTTTTATTTGCATTTGTTTTGTTTCACTCACTCAACGGAGTGAGAATTGTATTGGTTGATTGGGCTGACGGCGCAAGATACCATAAAGCTTTATACAGGTATTCGATAGTTATAGGCGTGGTAATGTTTTTTGCAATGGGCTATGTAATGTTTTCACACGAAATTCACAAATTATTCAGATAA
- the sdhD gene encoding succinate dehydrogenase, hydrophobic membrane anchor protein, producing MYKHRNSQGSGSFSWVFQRVTGLILVVVMIGHYILMHYTPESGHTYDAVLARMQSNWYRVLDLTFVVLAMYHGLNGVWGIFRDYRLKSWQSITIVSLLIIIGLAFTLWGIKTILDIPYVQTSTGELLVK from the coding sequence TTGTACAAACACAGAAATTCTCAGGGTTCAGGGTCATTCAGCTGGGTATTCCAGCGGGTAACAGGCTTAATACTTGTTGTTGTAATGATAGGTCACTATATTTTAATGCATTACACACCTGAATCAGGTCACACATACGATGCAGTACTAGCCAGAATGCAGAGCAACTGGTACCGTGTTTTAGACCTTACATTTGTTGTTCTTGCTATGTATCACGGTTTAAACGGTGTGTGGGGAATATTCAGGGATTACAGGCTGAAATCCTGGCAATCAATTACAATTGTCAGCTTATTAATAATTATCGGTTTGGCATTTACTTTATGGGGCATCAAAACTATTCTTGATATTCCATATGTCCAAACTTCCACCGGAGAGCTTCTTGTAAAATAG
- a CDS encoding histone H1 — MEKINEIKAMLDDMGKDLEKFYSKGQNSAGTRLRKSLNEVRKKCQEMRNEIQTIRQDRKSSAPAS, encoded by the coding sequence ATGGAAAAAATCAACGAAATTAAAGCAATGCTGGATGATATGGGCAAGGATCTTGAGAAGTTTTATTCCAAAGGACAGAATTCTGCCGGCACAAGGTTAAGAAAATCTTTGAACGAAGTCAGAAAGAAATGCCAGGAAATGAGAAATGAGATCCAGACCATAAGACAGGATAGAAAATCATCAGCTCCTGCTTCTTAA
- the lepA gene encoding elongation factor 4 translates to MKSKIRNFCIIAHIDHGKSTLADRLLEETHTIAQRDMIKQVLDDMDLEQERGITIKLHAIQLQYKAKDNELYTLNLIDTPGHVDFSYEVSRSLAACEGALLVVDASQGIEAQTVSNLYLAIDANLTIIPVINKVDLPSANVAGVKKQIIEMLGCDESEIILASAKANIGTEDILEAIVNRIPAPEIKEDAPLRAMVFDSTFDAYRGIIVYLRVVDGVLKKGDKVRFFETEIPSDAEEVGILKMNRVVKDQLRSGDVGYMVTGIKTAAELLVGDTIINVANPAAEPLGGYKKIKPMVFSGIYPSSSDDFEDLRESLIKLKTNDASLIFEPETSSALGFGFRCGFLGLLHMEITQERLDREYNQTIITTVPNVEYQVFKTDGNMVLVDNPSQMPPLGNIDYITEPYIKAQIITPTDYMGNIMKLANDRRGVFVSTNYLSETKVDLIFEFPLSEIIFDFHDKLKSISKGYASLDYEFIDYRKSDLVKLDILLNNEPVDALSSIVHRSKSYEYGRKLCTKLKELIPRQMFEIVIQGAIGAKIISRETVKALRKNVIAKCYGGDISRKRKLLEKQKEGKKRMKQVGSVQLPQEAFLAVLSIDE, encoded by the coding sequence ATGAAGTCTAAAATCAGGAATTTTTGCATAATTGCACATATTGATCACGGTAAATCTACCCTTGCAGACCGTTTACTTGAAGAAACCCACACAATAGCACAGCGTGATATGATCAAGCAGGTGCTTGATGATATGGATCTTGAACAGGAACGCGGTATTACAATTAAATTGCATGCTATCCAGCTTCAGTACAAAGCCAAAGATAACGAGCTTTATACACTGAACCTGATCGATACCCCCGGGCACGTTGATTTTTCATATGAAGTATCACGCTCACTTGCAGCCTGTGAAGGCGCATTGCTTGTTGTTGATGCTTCCCAGGGGATTGAAGCGCAGACCGTGAGCAATCTTTACCTGGCTATTGATGCAAACCTGACAATTATTCCTGTGATAAATAAAGTTGACCTGCCCAGCGCAAATGTTGCAGGCGTTAAAAAGCAAATAATAGAAATGCTTGGCTGCGATGAAAGCGAAATTATTCTAGCAAGCGCAAAAGCAAATATCGGCACAGAAGATATCCTCGAGGCTATTGTAAACAGGATACCTGCGCCTGAGATAAAAGAAGACGCTCCGCTTAGGGCTATGGTATTCGATTCAACATTTGACGCATACCGCGGAATTATTGTTTATTTAAGAGTTGTTGACGGTGTTCTGAAAAAAGGCGATAAGGTTAGATTTTTTGAAACAGAAATTCCAAGTGATGCCGAAGAAGTTGGAATTTTAAAAATGAACCGGGTCGTAAAAGACCAGCTCCGCTCAGGTGATGTTGGTTATATGGTTACAGGCATTAAAACAGCCGCAGAGCTGCTTGTTGGTGATACGATAATCAACGTAGCAAATCCCGCGGCAGAGCCGCTTGGCGGGTATAAGAAGATTAAGCCAATGGTTTTTTCAGGTATCTACCCTTCATCAAGTGATGATTTTGAAGACCTCAGGGAATCACTCATTAAGCTTAAAACCAATGATGCATCCCTTATCTTTGAGCCTGAAACATCCTCAGCTCTCGGTTTCGGTTTCCGCTGCGGTTTCCTCGGACTTCTTCATATGGAGATCACCCAGGAAAGGCTTGACAGGGAATACAACCAGACTATTATCACCACCGTTCCTAACGTAGAATACCAGGTATTCAAAACTGATGGCAACATGGTGCTTGTTGATAATCCTTCACAAATGCCGCCTCTTGGAAATATTGATTACATTACAGAGCCATACATTAAAGCGCAGATCATAACTCCCACAGATTATATGGGAAACATAATGAAGCTTGCAAATGACAGGCGCGGCGTATTTGTAAGTACAAATTATCTTTCTGAAACAAAGGTTGACCTGATATTTGAATTCCCTTTGAGTGAAATAATTTTTGATTTCCACGATAAGCTTAAGTCAATTTCCAAAGGCTATGCTTCGCTTGATTACGAATTTATCGATTACCGCAAGTCTGACCTTGTTAAGCTTGATATACTCCTTAACAATGAGCCGGTTGACGCGCTTTCATCAATTGTACACCGCTCAAAAAGCTATGAATACGGCCGAAAGCTTTGTACAAAGCTAAAGGAGCTTATCCCCAGGCAGATGTTTGAAATTGTGATACAGGGAGCAATTGGCGCTAAGATCATTTCACGCGAAACCGTAAAAGCGCTTCGCAAGAATGTTATTGCAAAATGTTACGGCGGCGATATTTCACGTAAACGCAAACTTTTGGAAAAACAAAAAGAAGGCAAAAAACGTATGAAACAGGTTGGCTCCGTCCAGCTTCCGCAGGAAGCCTTCCTGGCTGTGCTTTCAATTGATGAATAA
- the lepB gene encoding signal peptidase I: MTEKEKTDKIPVNSETNSTKNDPAVKSTDTTLIKDNNDAAPKSTVIHVTHSPKPNSKLKEYFDALLFAGLVAIILKIIFVEAYRIPTGSMENTLLVGDFLLVNKFIYGATTPRNIPFTQTRIPFFRFPALKEPERGDVVVFDFPGNANEVSAPEVTNYIKRLVGKPGDTIHIVNKTLFVNSAEFPNPPDAKFSKNVSPGTFTDIFPRGRPWNDDNYGPVVVPKKGDIIKITPDNIDDWKTFIKREGHSIRLTADNKVFIDETENSSYKVEKNYYFMMGDNRNNSSDSRVWGFMPEDNIIGEAMIIYWSWNPDIPFAEFGRLFDSIRWNRIAKIIH; this comes from the coding sequence ATGACAGAAAAAGAAAAGACTGATAAAATTCCGGTAAACAGCGAAACTAATTCCACAAAAAATGATCCAGCAGTTAAAAGCACAGATACTACCCTGATAAAGGATAATAATGATGCTGCGCCTAAAAGCACTGTAATTCACGTTACACACAGTCCAAAACCAAATTCAAAGCTTAAGGAATATTTTGATGCCCTGCTTTTTGCGGGACTTGTCGCAATAATATTGAAAATTATTTTCGTAGAAGCCTACAGAATTCCAACAGGCTCAATGGAAAATACACTTCTGGTTGGTGACTTTCTGCTGGTTAATAAATTTATTTACGGCGCTACCACGCCTAGGAATATTCCCTTTACCCAGACCCGTATCCCTTTTTTCCGTTTCCCGGCACTTAAAGAACCTGAAAGGGGCGATGTTGTAGTTTTTGATTTCCCCGGCAATGCTAATGAAGTCTCAGCTCCCGAGGTCACAAATTATATCAAAAGGCTTGTGGGAAAACCCGGGGATACTATCCATATAGTGAACAAAACACTGTTTGTTAACTCAGCAGAATTTCCAAATCCGCCGGATGCAAAGTTCAGCAAAAATGTTTCACCCGGCACGTTCACAGATATTTTTCCGAGAGGCAGGCCGTGGAATGATGATAATTACGGCCCGGTTGTTGTACCTAAAAAGGGAGATATTATCAAAATTACACCGGATAATATTGATGACTGGAAAACATTCATCAAGCGAGAAGGTCATTCCATAAGGCTCACAGCCGATAACAAGGTTTTTATAGATGAGACCGAAAATTCAAGTTATAAAGTTGAAAAGAATTATTATTTTATGATGGGTGATAACAGGAATAACAGCTCAGATAGCCGGGTATGGGGCTTTATGCCTGAAGATAACATAATCGGCGAAGCCATGATTATTTACTGGTCATGGAATCCCGATATTCCGTTTGCTGAATTCGGCAGGCTGTTTGATTCTATAAGGTGGAACAGGATAGCGAAGATAATACATTAA